GAGAACAGGAAGACTGGGATTACATTCACATTTGACTTGGACGGTATTCATACGGTTAACATAAGCCAAATTATGTTTAATGATAAAATTTAACTCAATCAGGAAAAAGAACCTCTGAAATGACTTTCCCCTGATGCTCAGATGATTGGACAAACCAGAGTATTTCCTGTTTGCATCAAATTGTGAAGTCGAATAAAATGAAAGCATATTTTTTACTCATTAGTGTTAAATCTTTTAATCTGACCGCATGAAGAAACACTTGTTCCGTTTGCCAAATATCACCTAAACGTCAGAAAAACTGTTAGAAACGATGTTGTGGGTGTGTTTAGTGTAAGTATGTAGCTCTACAGTGAAGATCAAATATGACTGGATACAAATATCAATAACAGGAATTATCCTTCAGATTAGTTCATGTATTATCGAAGCTACATGCGTGTGTTTTATGAATAATTACACAGAGGTGCTGTTGTGTTGTTGAGTTTTTGGGTTTCACTGTACAGTCATGATTTAAAGGCCACCTTTCTAAAcgtgaaacccccccccccagacatTCCCACTgctcaaaataaataataactccactCAAACCGCCGAGCATAGTTGTGGCTAAAACAGTGATATCTGCTACTTTTATCACATTCTTAGTCTTAGTAACATCAAGCAAAGAAGTGTTTATTATAGACTGGCATGTACTTATCATTCTTATGCTGATTAAGATCACAGGCAGGCAGAAGTTATTGCTAAAGTTGCATTAATCCCCCACTGGTAGGTGAAGAAGACCACGTAAAAAGTACATTCGCACagaaattctaaaatgattataACATGTGCtacatttaagttaaaaaaaaaaaaaaaaagaaaaatcaaagtaTAAAATTGACATTTGGGTGACAAAGCTTGGAAATTGACAAGATGCATAACAattcaaacattttcaaaagCTTATAAGAATGGGTGAAACAGAAGTCTTTAACATATGAACTGAGGCTTGTAAAGTGATATCGGATCTAAAGCAAGAGGCAGGCACTGGTGGCGACGTTTGTCTTTACATTGTCCGTTATCAAGCAGTCTGCAGCGCGACGTGCTCAGTTCAACCTCCGCTGGGCAAAACATAAACTTAGAAATAGTCTCTAGGTTGAATCAGTGTACGGAGTTCCCTTTAAATAACTGGTTGCATCTCTGTTTACTTTACACAGTAATTACAAACTTAAGTGCTTGAGGAAGAGTCTTGTAGCAGGGTAGTTGGcacattctgttgtttgctataaaaatgtttatatactCTTGTAGCATAAAAATTCACATGACAAACATTTTGGAGCTCTGAAGCGTCCTCAGTCCTTGACTCGAGGTATGTTGTATGAGTAGTGTACCAGAGGAAGGCCTCTGCTCTGACAGAAGCAGGCTCTGCCACAGGCCTGGACCTGGTCTGAGCTGTCCGACACAAATGAGTCGCCCTCGTCGGCGTACTCCGACTGAGCGGAGGGCGTGCCGCTGTCTGCCCAGAAGCCCTCTGAGCGCTGGCACACTGCAGCTCCTGCTAAGAGGGTGGGACAGCTGTGAGACTTCACCAAGTGTCTGCAGACTGTGGAGGACGAGGAGCAGGTCCTGGCGTGCAGCGCCGCCTCGCACTGCTCGCATACAAGTGTCTCTCCACAAAGCTGCGAGTACATCCCACAGTCAAAGCCGAGGTGAGTAGATGAGCCTCCGTCGGTTAGCTCCGACCCTCCGCCGCCGTCGTCTCCATGGCTTTCGGCCTTTGCTTCCCTGGTGGCACCACGTAGCCTCAGCCAGTCCTCCCTGAAGGCCGGGCTGAAGAACACGTAGAGCACCGGGTTCAGACACGCAGGCAAGGGGAAGAAAATCAGGGTGACAGATTTGGCGATTTCAGGGCCGCCGGCAGAGGAACCGGTTAAGAGAGGGGCGAAAGAGAATGCCGCTACCGGGCAGAAGAAGATGCAGTTGGTGAAAATGAGCCAGGCGACGTGGCGCAGGGCACCCGTCTGCTCTGGGTCCGCCAGCTCCACCCGGCCCAGGTGGCAATACAGCTGCGTGTACACGGCTGCGGTGAACAGGTACGCCAGCGCGTTGAGCAGCACCAGTACAACTGTAACGCTCAGAGCCGGGCTGTCGACGCCAGCGAAGGGCAGGCAGAGAGGGGACGTGGACTGGTCACCGGAGGTCAACAGAGGCAGGCAGGCTCCGGCGGCAGCCAGCAGACCCAGCAGCCCCGCAGCCAGACTGAAGCGCCGATCTCCTCTCCAGCATCCGCGATGGTCGCTGCTGTTCCTCCTGGGGGATATCATCACTTTACCCAGAATGGTCCGCACAGCCACGCTGCGCTCCACAGCGGCCAGGGAGAGTAATAACACCGCCCATTCAGAGGAGAAGACCGCCAGCGCTCCTGTTATCTGACAGCCGGGACCCATCTCCCACCACACGCCAAACTCAGCGAAGGAGCCCCAGGTGGCGACGTCGAGCACCGTCAGCACCCCAACATAGACACCTGTGAGCAGGTTGGCCAGGGCCAACAAACCCATCAGCAGCCTGGCTGGAGACAGAGACGGCGTGAAGGAGTGGGAGTGGCCTGAGGCTCGGTGTGTGGGGGAGAATGTGGCCACCAGCACCAGGCTGTTAAACACCAGGGACACGAGGCAGATGAACCAGACGGTCAGACGGATCATCCAGTTCCCCAGCAGATGCTCACAAGGCTTAAAGGCTCCTGGGAATGAAAAAGGCACGATTGTTAAAAATAAAACGGTCTGACTCagatttattctttatttcaaTGTGTAGGAGTCAAAATCTGCggagatgaaaaacaaaaaggTGATTATTGTTTACCTGGTGAAGGAGAGCAATGCATGATCATTGAGATTCTTTCCACATCCTCTCCACCTAAAATGAAAAACGTAAAAACTCTAAAAACTCAAAAAGCCAAACCTGAACCATAGTAGTTTAAAGCAGAGTGCTGCTCTTTTTCCTCCAGTAGACCACACAATGCCACACATCCTCTCTCCTCATAAATGTAAATTATGAAGCATAAagtatttgcaaaaattacatgtTCAGCTGATCTGATATTTAAGCCTGTTTACCggtattctttcttttttatatgaTGTGTGCTATGCAACCAGCTACATGGAAAATAAAACTGAGAAAACCTGAACCAGACATGGAGCTTAAACATTTGACTTAAAGCACAATCCAACTGATGCACAACTGGATTAAATATGCGACGATTGAGCAGCATGCACAaaggaaaccaaaataaaaataattactcTGTCAAATGCCAATCATCTGGGAATTATCAATGGCGTCAGTGAGCTCTCACACCTCACAGCCTCAATGGAAGTTTCCAGTCAATGTGTCTAGTTGCTTACAGATAAACACAAATGAGTGGGTGCAGCTTTCATACCTGTTGATTTCTTCATGTCACTTTCCTCGGAGGAACTTGCCATTGAGTCGCATCCAACAAACGCGCAGCACTGGTAGGCGTAAGGGACCGAGATGGATCTGCAAAAACGCACAAGAATCATCCAGAAGGACGACAGAGAAAATCCTGCCAAGCTCCGGTTTGATAACACAGATGGTCTGAAATCTACCACATTagggaaaacattaaaaaaatgtgtttgccCCTCATACTTGTCCATTTTGATGCATTCATTAACATTTGGATGTTTCCATAGAGTGTCTACACTGGTGGAGACAGGCTTAGTTAAAGTTATTAGTCTaggattttttttatcttatttaacctttatttaaccagaagtcccttgagatgaaatctcttctTCGATTCTCATCAGA
This sequence is a window from Sphaeramia orbicularis chromosome 3, fSphaOr1.1, whole genome shotgun sequence. Protein-coding genes within it:
- the lgr4 gene encoding leucine-rich repeat-containing G-protein coupled receptor 4, which encodes MRVDLLWMCLCCFLRPGATGQGHATPAVCSPSCSCDEDGGADCSARGLTTVPTGLSAFTYYLDLSMNNITELPAFIFKNFPYLEELRLAGNDLSFIHPEALSGLHQLKVLMLQNNQLKTVPSAALKNLHSLQSLRLDANHITTVPEDSFEGLQQLRHLWLDDNNLTEVPVGSLRHQANLQALTLALNRISYIPDNAFANLTSLVVLHLHNNRIKEIGENCFSGLVNLETLDLNFNNLMVFPKAIEALPKLKELGFHSNDIASIPEGAFHNNPLLRTIHLYDNPLSSVGASAFQNLSDLHSLMLRGASMMKDFPILTSTNNLESLTLSGTKISTIPANLCEDLKLLRTLDLSYNEIEALPSLQGCVRLQEISFQHNHIQQIDRHTFQGLSALRLLDLSRNEIRVIDRDAFLTLSALSNLDLSMNSLTVIPTSGLSALSQLKLSGNPQMKNVLPAKTLPKLRSISVPYAYQCCAFVGCDSMASSSEESDMKKSTGGEDVERISMIMHCSPSPGAFKPCEHLLGNWMIRLTVWFICLVSLVFNSLVLVATFSPTHRASGHSHSFTPSLSPARLLMGLLALANLLTGVYVGVLTVLDVATWGSFAEFGVWWEMGPGCQITGALAVFSSEWAVLLLSLAAVERSVAVRTILGKVMISPRRNSSDHRGCWRGDRRFSLAAGLLGLLAAAGACLPLLTSGDQSTSPLCLPFAGVDSPALSVTVVLVLLNALAYLFTAAVYTQLYCHLGRVELADPEQTGALRHVAWLIFTNCIFFCPVAAFSFAPLLTGSSAGGPEIAKSVTLIFFPLPACLNPVLYVFFSPAFREDWLRLRGATREAKAESHGDDGGGGSELTDGGSSTHLGFDCGMYSQLCGETLVCEQCEAALHARTCSSSSTVCRHLVKSHSCPTLLAGAAVCQRSEGFWADSGTPSAQSEYADEGDSFVSDSSDQVQACGRACFCQSRGLPLVHYSYNIPRVKD